The genomic DNA atatgctaggcaattGCTCTGACCACTAAGCCACAATCTCAACTCCCAACCACTGCTGTGAATCAAGAATGGACCTATTTTAAATATGCAATTATGGGCAAGCCGGCAAGAGTACCATGTCATGAAGGGCACTGAGGTACCTACCGATGAAACTACCCAAAGTGTAGCCAATACTTAATTCTTCTCATAGAAGTGGGACAGCCAAGATGACCACAAcaaactttcaaaacaaaaccaggatcCTCTACCTCAAGAGaccaaagagaatttttttttaagacagggtctcacaggcTGCCCTTCAACTTACTATGTAAAGGCTAGTCTTAAAACTTttaactcctgattctcctgcctcaccacggcttagaattttaaattatacctCTGATAAGCCCAGAGACCAAGTTTAAGAACATACTATTACAGAACAAAACCAGTTTAGAATAATACACAAACGGGTTATTatcacttttaaaacagaaattccGAAAGTAGCACTGACACCAGTGAAGCTCAGAAACAAGTCAGTGAGGGGCAACCCACCACAAAATGCTTACGACCTGTGAGAACTGATCGGGAACAACCTACTCTAAGACATTCCAACACTGACTTAATCAGACCATCACTAAATAGTATTTGCATATATTCTTCCACTTGCAGGAACTGAATATGCCAACAGTGATGATTTAAACAACAATTGGGACCTCAAGACACGGTATCAACTGTGAAGTCGATGCCCGTGTAGCCTGATTTATAAATATCCTTTCCAAGTTTGTTTGGAACGACCTCGGTGTCTCCTCAATTCCTGAGTGACTGGGAGTCAAGTTTCTGAACACATAAATGTGGGAAGCCAATCCTCAACTAAGGAATTCCATGAAAGCACAGCTACCCTGAGACAGCAACGCTCAGATGACTGGCTGGCCCTACTTCTGCTTACTAGACTACAGCGCAACAGAGAGTGGGAAACATCCAGCCGGTGCAAGAGGAACAGAAGCGCCCAGCCCCAAAGTGCAGCCCACCCTGATTTCCCTGCCAGCCTTTCCAGCCGCAGGTACCTGTGCAGTCTGGTCGTGTAGAACATGGACATTATAGCCCAAAAGCTTGAAGAGCGTGACTAGAGTATTATGGTCCACATCCCCTCCAGAGCGAAATTCCAGGTCTTTCTCTCCAGTGAAGTGCACATTACTCAACACCAGCGCCAGGCCACGAGGCTGAGACTGCAACTTATAGGCCTAGAAGGAGGAGGCCAATTAGACCAGGAGCTTCTTGATGACAGGTAACGTGGTTACCCTATGAGATCGAGCATTTCAAAACACACCCCAAACAACAACCCTCGTCCCCAAAGCAGACACCTTCCGAAATCTACTGGTTTTCACCATACTGGGTAAAAAAGAAATGCCACAGAAGGTACCGATCAGCAATGACTTTCTGACAGAGCAGCAAGAAAACATGCAAACCAGGTTCAGAAGAACAGGAAACCTCTCTCACTCCCCACctcatctctccttctctccttgaaATTATGCAAACTCACCAGCTGGTAGTGTGCCTGATAAAACTCAGGAGTGCATGGCTTCACCTGAAGGCAGGGAGGACCATCACCATTATCTAGGGAGTGTTCCATAGTACCTGTAGTAGGGAAAATGCCAAAAGCTGGTACACATTTCAGCACTGCTCATTGTAACTCCAATAATTAATCATTTTAGCTGTAGCCAGTCCTTTAAACTGAGGTTTTAATGAACACCATTCTTAGTCCTCCAACACATAAGCCCCATGCTGGCACAGACCCTGTTGGCTTTGCTCTTCACTGGGCCCCCACATGTGGCTTCATACCGTAGATACTCAACTCAATGATGAATGATGGAAAGGGCTTTTAAGACAAGCCTGGCTTTCAACACCTCAATAAAGACAGGGAGCCCTGAGTGTAGTAGCCTTTTCTTGCTTGGCTTTAAAGAGAAGACAATTCAAATCACAGTTCCCACCTGAATAAGTTGCACAAGAAGGCAATTATTTTGAAGAACACTTACTACCTGTAATGCAGGGTCCAACCTGTATTCCTTCTAACCTGCCCTGGGAGCCTGTCAGAAGTTCATAAAGAACTGTTCCTATCATGAAATACACCTCACCTTTAGGGGCAAGCCAGACACCATTCAGAAAGCAGGTAAGtcagtgtggggggggggcggggcagTGTCCCTTTGTCATTCTCACCTGTGGACAGGCGGAGCTGCTTATGAGGGGGGCAGCTCTCACACACCGAGAAAGGGAGACTTGTGTCATTGTCACAGCCCAACTGTAAGAAATCAAGACTCACCATCAAAGACTTCGCAGAGATGGTTCTGtccaaatcaaacaaaatcaagccccccccccctctctgtgcCCCCTGCTCTATATCCCTGCTGGTCAAACCCATCCCGGGATATATTCTAGGGCTTCATACCGGTGGGAGTACATGCTGAATATCAGACAGAGTTGTGAGCAGTAAGTCTTCCAAGTGACTTTGCCTGGTCTCTCGAAGGGCCTCACAAAAGGCATCAAAAGCCTGGGGTCCCCTCTTGGGCAGCAGGTTGAGGAGTTCCACATTCTGGCTGAAACTGCCCCCTTTGGcctaaggcacacacacacaaatataacgTTAAATTAAATTTCCTTATCCACTTATAAGTGCCACATTCCACATGGGCTTTCTAAGCAGCGTTCTCATTCATCTTGGGAATTCCTTTTTACAAGAGTGAGTTTGCACAGGTGAGGTTTCCGGTCAAACTCTCAAAGCTGAGAAGGGCATTGCACTTCCTCAGCCAGGGAGCCCATGGACATCCTTTTCAAAGGTttctctgtcccccacccctaAGATGAGTCTGCCTTCCTTGGCACCTTTCACCTCGATACCTGGATGAGCTCCCTCATCTCCAAAGTGATGATGTCCTTTTCCAGGAGATGTTCTAACAGTTCGCTCAGCAGCAGCTGTTTGGCCAGCACCACTCTGTTCTTTTTCAGAGTTTCCTGATGGTCAGGATGCATACCACACACAGCCAATATCCTACAGACAGAGGGATGGAAAAGTGTAAGCCTGGACGCAGAGGAGGAGAGCAGTGGGTAAGAAGaacaaaatggaacaaaatggACTCAGGCGCAAAACGAGACATATTTTGCTGAACCTCTTTAAATCAAATATACCGAGAAGTAACGTACTGACCCTAAGCAAATAAGGTATAATTCTCTAGAGAAAGTTTGCACGGGACTATCTGAAATTATAATCTGACTAGGAGATGAAATCTTGGTCAAATTACTATCAAGAAGCACAAATGTATCCAAGATAAGAAACACTCCCGATAGACAAAGCTCTATGGTTCAGAAAACATGACACTCCTTTTTCTTAGAGAACTTACCTAAGTCAAAAACGATCTTAGGACAGGAATAAAGCATAAAATGTAAATCCAACAGGCatgtttttaacacacacacactttctctagACCACTCACACAAGTTGTATCAAAAATATTTCGCAATTCCACGATAAACTAATAGTAAAAGATGATCAAAATCGTATGAGGTAGATAGGTATGAGGTAGGTAGATACCAATCATGAACACAATATAACTTGTAGTCACAAGGACAGTGCACGCAATGGTTAAATTATTTGGTGAGTTAGTTTACCAGCAATATCTGTATTTGAGTCCCTAGTTTTGCTCTCAAGTTTgctcacaaataaaaaaaatcccattccCAAAACATGTCCTCTGAGGGCCCAGCCCAATGCACATAAGCCCAGACCTCCAGTTTGTTTAGTGTGAACCAGGGCTTAGGGTCTGATGGCAGGAGATATTGTAACAAGTTCATTTTATACAACAAAACAGATTTTTAGATGCCTCATGATTTCAAAGAGGGTAAAACTATAGGGTAACAAATAATCAGTGAATTACCAGCACTGGCCAAATGTCCCTAGCTTGAAGGGTCTACAGTTGGATGGAAAAACAGGGTCCTGGGAAATTGGTTTTGCAGGAGGTACAGAGGCATATCAAGTAgaatgcctctgcttcctcaaaATTCACTAGAACCTGTTACAGCAACATCTACATGGAATCTAAAACTTCAGCTAAGAATCACCTTACAGGACAACAACACAGTCACAGAACTAAATATAAAATCTGGTGAAAACAAGATCAATACCGCAGCTGCTGGCTGGGTGTATCCTTAGGTACACAATCAACGGTGCAGAGGAGTTCTCAGTTCATCAGCAACATTCACTGCCTAAAAAGCTCCTCTTCCCTCAGCTTACACACTACCTCTCTCCAGGTCCACACAGCTCAACACACTCTGGTTTCCTTGAGAGGCCATATGGCCTGTTCCCCACCACCCCTTCACTTTGATAGGAGTAGGTGGGCCTGGAGCTGTGTGTAGCCCAAACAATTCTTGACCCTCTTGCTTCAGCCACCGGGGCGTCAGGCTTACAGCCCGGTAGCTGTTAAATGCTGACACTGCACTAGCAGCAcccttgaaaaaaaataaacaacaacaacaataaaaacaaaacacacacacaaaaagagccTCTTCCCTGGGCAATTCCATCcacaacaacaaagaagagcCTCTTCCATCCACAGGCACAACTTACTGGCTCCAGTCCTGAGTCCCAAACTGTCACCCTCTTAAGTCCCCGGCTGCCACCAGCTTTTATCTGAAGCACCACCCACCGCGCACACCTGCTACTTCCTTATTTTAAGAGTTTCCAAGAATCACCTGGAATTTTGGAAAAGCTGTGGAAAGGAGAATTGGGAGTtgttgggtggggggggggagagaaaggattCTAACGTTTGGATTCTGAGCCCTCTGAAGGTTTTCAAAGTCCATGCTAACAGATCTGGACAGGGACATCCAATCGCGCCCCCCCTGTGTCATGCTGGCATCAAAACCGCCAGGGGAGAGAAGGCGAAGACACAGAAGCAGCACCTCGTCCACTCCCAGGATCCAAGCCACCCCTACACCGGTGCGGGATTCTCGGCCCGGACACCTATTTAAGACTCGGAGAGCAGCTGCCGCCAATGCTCGCCGCCGCGGTCGATGCAAATCGAAAGCGCCCCAGGCCGCGCTGCCAAGTCTGCAAGGGTCCGCTCGGCTTTGGGGGTGGGAGACTGGAGTCTAAATCCTCGGGCGAGGAGGACGGGGATGGGGTGCGGGAAGCACGGAGCATCTTTTGCGGAGCCGCCCCGGGCGCGATGTAGAaggactgacagacagacagacgggtcCCCCTGCACTGCACAAAGGGAGGCTGCCGCAGCCTGCACCCGCGCGCGGGGGCCGGGGCCGAGCGAGAGCCGCTCGCCCGGGGCTCGCCCCGGGCCCGGGACTCGCCCGCCCTGCTCACCTGCTCCTCCTGTCCGCCGCCATCAGCCCCTTCCTGTGCAGAGCGGACGGCGACCTCCCGCTCGGCGCCGCCATCGCCAGCTTCCCCCGGGCTGCACACGCACCACCCACAAGGCAAACAAACGCCAGGCCGCCGCGCCAGCGCCCCTCGGCATCACAGCCCTCCGGAGCCAGCCGCCCGCCCTCCGCGCGCCTGCGCACGGCCCGCCCGCCCCGGACGCCAGCcggccccgccccgccccgccccggaCGCCAGCGGGCCCCGCCCCGCGCGGGGGCGCGCGCAAGCGCAAACTGCTCGCACAACCCAATGGGCAGAGAGGAGGCCCTGGGAGAAacgggaaggggaggggaggagggcgGGGCTTCTCCACCTAGAGATCTGATTGGCTCTAGGTTCCCGCGGAAACCGCAGCCCCCGCCCCTCGGCCCCTCCCGCCCCCTCCTGCAGTAACTAGCTGGAGGACCAAAGCGGGCCGGGCAGCTTCGCATTGCTCGCCTGGAGGTTCCCGGGCCCGGGTGGGTGCACGGGAAATGGGGAGCGCCAGGAGGCGCTCTTCTCCTAGCCCCAAGCGGCCGCCCGTTCTGTCTGTGATgcagcgctctctctctctctctctctctctctctctctctctctctttctctctctctcatctaccAGGTGTCCCAAGACAAGGGGGTGAAAGTCGTGCAGTCCGCCCGGTTTTTGCATTGAAAACAGTAGGCACCGGGATGAGGATTTGACTCTAGTTATTTTTATGGATTCTTGGTTTTGCTAGCATCCTGCTGTTCTTGGTACAAGCGATCCAGCTCCCCTCACACCCTTGGAATCCCTCCTTACTACCCCCCTACCCCCAGGTAAAATACCCTCCAACGGGAACCCAAGCCAGGCTTTGATGACACGCAGCTGTCACTCCCCAGCACCGCTCCAGTCTCTCCCTTTCGTTCTCCACCTTACTCTGCAAAGGCTGGTCATCCGGTAGGCTTCCAGAATGTTCCCACAGAATCCAGCGGTGCCACCTGTGTCTCACCTGGGAAGGACTTTGCCGTAGCCGCGTTTGTGATGGATGTCCCGGCAAAAGCAGTTTCTGGTTAAGCAGACGTTAGGAAATGCTGAGCCAACTGTGTCTGTGCCTTGTGCATgcgtattattttatttttgtttttgtttttgttttgagacaaggtttctctgtgtagccctggctatcctggaacttgttctgtagaccagactggccttgaactcagagatcctcctgcctcgacctTCCAGGCCCCGCTGCAGTCAGTGCTTCTGGCTggtgaatcatctctccagcccacctggATTTCTTAGATGATAAGGTTCTGAGAGCATCCCTTACGGGAGTATCCATTTATCTTCGTAGAAAACGTTGTCGTCGTCAGGGTAAGCAAAGGAGATTTCGTAGGCAGGGGGTGGAGTCGTGGGCTCTGATTTGGGGGCCGCCCTCAAGCTTTGCAGATCAGGAGCCGTGGATACAACCCGTGGACCTCTAAGTCGAAGAGCTCTCCCAGGGTTTCCTCTGCGAGACACGGTGCCCTCTGAGCCCACTCGCCTTTTCAggcttcctgggctgggcctctCTGGCGGGCTAGGCTGTGCCCCCTCCTCGCCTGGGGCTGATACCACACTGCTGTAAGGGGGTGGTTGCTCCAGCTCTTGGACGTGGGGCTGTGATTGTGAGTCCATCACCACCACCGCCTGTTCATAGGTTGGCACCTCAAAAGCTTCATTGTCCCTGTGGGAGGAGAAATATGGCCGTTAGTGGCTGCCTGaaaggagtcttttttttttcttcctgttccaCTCTTGCAAAAGACCCCTCTATTGTCTGCTGACTGTTGCTCTTAATAATATCAGTGATGGAGGAAAGCAGAATCGTGGCTTCAGAAACTACGGGCAGAGAGGAAATAAGGGCCTATGGTAGTGGTTCTCAACAGAGGGccacgacccctttgggggtggGGTCTCATCAGACATCCTGAAGAAGACTAGACACATACATTAtgtttcataacagtagcaaaattacaaagTAGCAGTGAAATAACGTTATGATTGGGGCTCACTACAACTTGAGgcgctgtattaaagggtcactgtATTAAAATGAGTGCCTATTAGG from Cricetulus griseus strain 17A/GY chromosome 1 unlocalized genomic scaffold, alternate assembly CriGri-PICRH-1.0 chr1_0, whole genome shotgun sequence includes the following:
- the Casp2 gene encoding caspase-2 (The RefSeq protein has 1 substitution compared to this genomic sequence), giving the protein MAAPSGRSPSALHRKGLMAADRRSRILAVCGMHPDHQETLKKNRVVLAKQLLLSELLEHLLEKDIITLEMRELIQAKGGSFSQNVELLNLLPKRGPQAFDAFCEALRETRQSHLEDLLLTTLSDIQHVLPPLGCDNDTSLPFSVCESCPPHKQLRLSTGTMEHSLDNGDGPPCLQVKPCTPEFYQAHYQLAYKLQSQPRGLALVLSNVHFTGEKDLEFRSGGDVDHNTLVTLFKLLGYNVHVLHDQTAQQMQEKLQKFAQLPAHRVTDSCIVALLSHGVEGGIYGVDGKLLQLQEVFRLFDNANCPSLQNKPKMFFIQACRGDETDRGVDQQDGKTHPQSPGCEESDAGKEELMKMRLPTRSDMICGYACLKGTAAMRNTKRGSWYIEALTQVFSERACDMHVADMLVKVNALIKEREGYAPGTEFHRCKEMSEYCSTLCRQLYLFPGHPPT
- the Tmem139 gene encoding transmembrane protein 139 — translated: MVPRRLWGKLKQPFLFLSSASLLLGLALLVIQPDVAPVAYFFLCLAGFCFFACLLSCVVDRVLQSIQSSRQTENPEASGNARDNEAFEVPTYEQAVVVMDSQSQPHVQELEQPPPYSSVVSAPGEEGAQPSPPERPSPGSLKRRVGSEGTVSRRGNPGRALRLRGPRVVSTAPDLQSLRAAPKSEPTTPPPAYEISFAYPDDDNVFYEDKWILP